One genomic window of Sphingopyxis sp. OPL5 includes the following:
- a CDS encoding electron transfer flavoprotein subunit beta/FixA family protein: MKILVPVKRVLDYNVKPRVKSDGTGVDLANVKMSMNPFDEIGVEEAIRLKEKGVATEIVAVSVGPQKAQETLRTALAMGADRAILVQTDDAVEPLAIAKILKGIADAEQPGLVILGKQAIDDDNNQTGQMLAALTGWAQGTFASAVNVDGDSVNVTREVDGGLETVKLKLPAIVTTDLRLNEPRYASLPNIMKAKSKPLDTKTPADYGVDTTPRVKVVKVSEPPVRSAGVKVADVDELVAKLKAMGVHS; this comes from the coding sequence ATGAAAATCCTCGTCCCCGTGAAGCGGGTGCTCGATTATAACGTCAAGCCGCGGGTCAAGTCCGACGGCACCGGCGTTGACCTGGCGAATGTCAAAATGTCGATGAACCCGTTCGACGAGATCGGGGTCGAAGAAGCGATCCGCCTGAAGGAAAAGGGCGTCGCGACCGAGATCGTCGCGGTTTCCGTCGGCCCGCAGAAGGCGCAGGAAACGCTGCGCACCGCGCTGGCGATGGGCGCCGATCGCGCGATCCTGGTGCAGACCGACGATGCGGTCGAGCCGCTCGCGATCGCCAAGATCCTGAAGGGCATCGCCGACGCGGAGCAGCCCGGCCTTGTCATCCTTGGCAAGCAGGCAATCGACGACGACAACAACCAGACCGGCCAGATGCTCGCAGCGCTCACCGGCTGGGCGCAGGGCACGTTCGCCAGCGCGGTCAATGTCGACGGCGACAGCGTCAACGTGACCCGCGAAGTCGACGGCGGCCTCGAGACGGTGAAGCTCAAGCTTCCCGCCATCGTCACCACCGATCTTCGCCTCAACGAGCCGCGTTATGCCTCGCTGCCGAACATCATGAAGGCGAAGTCGAAGCCGCTCGATACCAAGACCCCGGCCGATTACGGCGTCGACACGACGCCGCGCGTCAAGGTCGTCAAGGTTTCGGAGCCGCCGGTTCGCTCGGCCGGCGTCAAGGTCGCCGATGTCGATGAACTGGTTGCCAAGTTGAAAGCCATGGGAGTGCACTCATGA
- a CDS encoding cupin-like domain-containing protein yields the protein MPQSDKRALLAEGLAAGDDDAALQARLVGAGVSAASAKYEIDRLGKDPMAAMLRRQAARMAKQGWLFANQERLAREGEGGFVLDTLAAPDPDFFYRYHYEAGRPAKLTGLINHWPALTRWSLDHFAALAGDAVVEAQVERERDPDYELAKDDHRRLLRFGEFVDWLRKDEASNDIYLTAYNSGTNAAALGPLWDDLAPIELLDTGRTRDGFFWLGPRGTLTPWHHDLTNNLLVQVLGRKRVRMAPPWAFARMKNSRHCFSDWANEPLPAGAGDADTPPVLETIIGPGESIFLPVGWWHQVEALDLSASMSFTSFRRPNVHVEDYASYGEIA from the coding sequence ATGCCCCAATCCGACAAGCGCGCGTTGCTCGCCGAAGGTCTCGCCGCCGGCGACGATGATGCTGCGCTGCAGGCGCGGCTCGTCGGCGCAGGGGTGTCGGCGGCATCGGCGAAATATGAAATCGACCGGCTCGGCAAGGATCCGATGGCGGCGATGCTGCGGCGGCAAGCCGCGCGGATGGCGAAGCAGGGCTGGCTGTTCGCGAACCAGGAACGGCTGGCGCGCGAGGGGGAGGGCGGTTTCGTCCTCGATACGCTCGCCGCGCCCGACCCCGATTTCTTCTATCGCTACCATTATGAGGCAGGGCGTCCCGCGAAGCTGACCGGACTGATCAACCATTGGCCGGCGTTGACGCGCTGGTCGCTCGACCATTTTGCGGCGCTCGCGGGCGATGCGGTGGTCGAGGCGCAGGTCGAGCGCGAGCGTGACCCCGATTACGAACTCGCCAAGGACGACCATCGGCGCCTCCTACGCTTCGGCGAATTCGTCGACTGGCTGCGCAAGGACGAGGCGAGCAACGACATCTATCTGACCGCCTACAACAGCGGCACCAACGCCGCGGCGCTCGGGCCGTTGTGGGACGATTTGGCGCCGATCGAACTGCTCGATACCGGTCGGACCCGCGACGGGTTTTTCTGGCTCGGCCCCCGGGGCACGCTCACCCCCTGGCACCACGACCTCACCAACAATCTGCTGGTGCAGGTGCTGGGCCGCAAGCGCGTGCGGATGGCGCCGCCCTGGGCCTTTGCGCGGATGAAGAACAGCCGCCACTGCTTCTCCGACTGGGCCAACGAGCCGTTGCCCGCCGGGGCGGGCGATGCCGATACGCCGCCGGTGCTGGAAACGATCATCGGACCCGGCGAATCGATCTTCCTGCCCGTCGGCTGGTGGCATCAGGTCGAGGCGCTCGATTTGTCGGCGAGCATGAGTTTTACCAGCTTTCGTCGGCCGAATGTCCATGTAGAGGATTACGCATCCTATGGAGAAATAGCCTGA
- a CDS encoding DUF389 domain-containing protein, with product MTGDHPGVPGLGDAPFNAGGRRATRNDANDEAVGGDDALDRSLILASVARDARLDKKFLLLIILAAAIATLGLLQSSTAVVIGAMLVSPLMGPIMGLGFGLATIESHLIKRSLVTLAAGMAVAILVAALIIWVSPIADVTPELRARTQPTLLDLGVAVVGGIAGVYAIMRKLSGVMVGVAIATALVPPLSTVAFGLVTGRMDFALGASLLFLTNTLAIAFAATIVARLNHFGPSLTRQHTAMQVVGIVGALGVLSIPLALSLNSIVREIGARNAVQSELGGLLAKDDRVDSLNVRIEDDAVAVDGVVLVDRYASQLDSDLARKVRAKLKRDVRVSIVQIRQQSNAAAQVEEQLNRRLSALEQREDDSRNILAGLTVGELVPRDRVLIDAQARRVVVARDREAEGEQVAAAIDRIMASVQAGHPQWLIQNGALTEAETPEEPAAAP from the coding sequence ATGACCGGCGATCATCCCGGCGTGCCCGGTCTCGGCGATGCCCCCTTCAACGCGGGCGGCCGACGGGCAACGCGGAATGACGCGAATGACGAAGCGGTCGGGGGCGACGACGCCCTCGACCGCTCGTTGATTCTGGCGAGCGTCGCGCGCGACGCACGGCTCGACAAGAAATTCCTGCTCCTGATCATCCTCGCTGCCGCGATCGCGACGCTTGGCCTGCTGCAAAGTTCGACCGCCGTGGTCATCGGCGCGATGCTCGTGTCGCCGCTGATGGGGCCGATCATGGGCCTCGGCTTTGGCCTGGCGACGATCGAAAGCCATTTGATCAAACGCTCGCTGGTCACGCTCGCGGCGGGCATGGCGGTGGCGATCCTTGTCGCGGCGCTGATCATCTGGGTCTCGCCGATCGCCGACGTTACGCCCGAACTGCGGGCGCGGACCCAGCCGACGCTGCTCGACCTCGGCGTCGCGGTCGTTGGCGGTATCGCCGGCGTCTATGCGATCATGCGCAAGCTGTCGGGGGTGATGGTGGGCGTCGCGATCGCGACTGCGCTGGTGCCGCCGCTGTCGACGGTCGCGTTCGGACTGGTCACCGGACGAATGGATTTCGCGCTCGGCGCGTCGCTGCTTTTCCTGACCAACACGCTGGCCATCGCCTTCGCCGCGACGATCGTCGCCCGCCTCAACCATTTCGGTCCGTCGCTGACGCGGCAGCATACGGCGATGCAGGTCGTCGGTATCGTCGGGGCGCTCGGGGTTTTGTCGATCCCGCTGGCGCTGTCGCTCAACTCGATCGTCCGCGAGATCGGCGCGCGCAATGCCGTGCAGAGCGAGCTTGGCGGCCTGCTGGCAAAGGACGACCGGGTCGACAGCCTGAACGTGCGGATCGAGGATGACGCGGTCGCCGTCGACGGTGTGGTCCTTGTCGACCGCTATGCGTCGCAGCTCGACAGCGACCTCGCACGGAAGGTGCGCGCCAAGCTGAAACGTGACGTGCGCGTCAGCATCGTCCAGATCCGGCAGCAGAGCAATGCCGCGGCGCAGGTCGAGGAACAGCTCAACCGCCGCCTTTCGGCACTCGAGCAGCGCGAGGATGACAGCCGCAACATTCTGGCCGGGCTGACCGTCGGCGAGCTGGTGCCGCGCGACCGGGTGCTGATCGACGCACAGGCGCGCCGCGTCGTCGTCGCGCGCGACCGCGAGGCCGAAGGCGAACAGGTCGCCGCCGCGATCGACCGCATCATGGCGTCGGTGCAGGCGGGACACCCGCAATGGCTGATCCAGAATGGTGCGCTGACCGAGGCCGAAACGCCCGAAGAGCCGGCGGCGGCGCCCTGA
- a CDS encoding energy transducer TonB: MAGLASLIVAAPSMAAEKAPVELAPTTPWNVHYADDYCRLARFFGEGKQRVILSMEQGEPGDGFRLTLAGAILDGPGGKDEASIAFGELGEQKLQFFPGTVGDDMPAWIFSGNIRIRPYSTDDGRFAAKHGYYPDSAGPISEADKAAAASLLIGRPLRQPVRLKTGPMKAAFTAMNSCTDELLEHWGIDAARHRERSRSAMPVGSPGKWLNSNDYPPAMLAKGQPGLVRFRLSVGADGVPTACHIQRSTNGKPFDDAVCKGVMRRARFEPALDKDGQPLASYYVNAVQFQF, translated from the coding sequence ATGGCGGGCCTTGCCTCGCTGATCGTGGCGGCGCCGTCGATGGCCGCCGAGAAGGCGCCGGTCGAACTCGCGCCGACGACCCCGTGGAATGTTCACTATGCCGATGACTATTGTCGGCTGGCGCGTTTTTTCGGCGAGGGCAAGCAGCGGGTCATCCTGTCGATGGAACAGGGCGAGCCGGGCGACGGCTTTCGGTTGACGCTGGCGGGGGCGATTCTCGACGGGCCAGGCGGCAAGGACGAAGCGTCGATCGCATTCGGCGAGCTGGGCGAGCAGAAGCTCCAGTTTTTCCCGGGGACGGTTGGCGACGATATGCCGGCCTGGATTTTCAGCGGCAACATCCGGATCCGCCCCTATTCGACCGACGACGGCCGTTTTGCCGCCAAGCATGGTTATTATCCCGATTCGGCGGGACCCATCAGCGAGGCCGACAAGGCCGCGGCGGCCAGCCTGCTGATCGGACGGCCGCTGCGCCAGCCGGTGCGGTTGAAGACGGGGCCGATGAAAGCCGCCTTTACCGCGATGAACAGCTGCACCGACGAGCTGCTCGAGCATTGGGGAATCGACGCGGCGCGGCACCGCGAACGGTCGCGGTCGGCGATGCCGGTCGGATCGCCGGGAAAATGGTTGAACAGCAACGACTATCCACCCGCCATGCTCGCGAAGGGCCAACCGGGTCTTGTGCGTTTCCGGCTGTCGGTCGGTGCCGATGGGGTTCCCACCGCTTGCCATATCCAGCGCTCGACCAACGGCAAGCCATTCGACGATGCGGTGTGCAAGGGCGTGATGCGCCGTGCGCGCTTTGAGCCAGCGCTCGACAAGGACGGGCAGCCGCTGGCGTCCTATTATGTCAACGCGGTCCAGTTCCAGTTCTGA
- a CDS encoding energy transducer TonB — MLLTIFAASALTVTGTATAAPAMWQPAGPARLDQQPTQCTLSREFTVGEERLLVQFQTTFSLATYRVTLASATALRDTRPGKVELALAGSDAAREFDAQTGTVPNRKERLLQWYAHDFYLPPLVKDDQNFRFSSGRFDAELSWSGAGEAFRQLGGCHDAILAQAGVDTSTVRAAPVSAKPANVPGYWATNADYPSSAMRAREEGEVGFLVTIGTDGNVSECRVASSSGFANLDDGTCPLIRRRAKFEPARDAAGAPVTGYYLGRIMWKIPQ; from the coding sequence ATGCTCCTCACAATATTCGCCGCATCCGCTCTGACCGTCACGGGCACCGCCACCGCGGCGCCAGCGATGTGGCAGCCAGCCGGACCGGCGCGGCTCGACCAGCAGCCGACGCAATGCACGCTGTCGCGCGAATTCACGGTCGGCGAGGAACGGTTGCTCGTCCAGTTCCAGACGACCTTCTCGCTCGCGACCTATCGGGTCACGCTCGCCAGCGCGACGGCGCTGCGCGACACCCGCCCCGGAAAGGTCGAGCTGGCGCTGGCGGGATCGGACGCCGCACGCGAATTCGATGCGCAAACCGGCACCGTACCGAACCGGAAAGAACGCTTGCTACAATGGTACGCGCATGACTTTTACCTGCCGCCGCTTGTAAAGGATGACCAGAATTTCCGGTTTTCAAGCGGCAGGTTCGACGCCGAACTGAGTTGGTCGGGGGCGGGTGAGGCCTTTCGCCAACTCGGCGGCTGCCATGACGCAATCCTCGCGCAGGCGGGCGTCGATACGTCGACCGTGCGCGCAGCGCCCGTGTCGGCAAAGCCCGCAAACGTACCGGGCTACTGGGCAACAAACGCAGACTATCCTTCATCGGCCATGCGCGCGCGGGAGGAAGGCGAGGTCGGCTTCCTCGTCACGATCGGAACCGACGGGAATGTCAGCGAGTGCCGCGTGGCGAGCAGCAGCGGTTTTGCCAATCTCGACGACGGCACTTGCCCGCTCATCCGGCGACGCGCCAAATTCGAGCCCGCGCGCGACGCAGCGGGCGCGCCGGTGACCGGCTATTACCTCGGCCGCATCATGTGGAAAATTCCGCAGTAG
- a CDS encoding enoyl-CoA hydratase — MSLVLITRDDGVATVTLNRPEAMNALSKALRADLAAAMREVAGDDSIRAIVLTGAGTRAFTAGLDLKELGADTSNLGAANATGADENPVKAIELCPQPVIGAINGVAITGGFEVALACDIRIASTNARFADTHARVGVMPGWGLSQKLSRLIGIGRAKELSLTGNFLDAETACAWGLVNRVVAPDDLLPAAQALARDIASADPAMVRAYKALIDDGYALPFGAAMALEQERSSAANRSVSADEVEARRIAVMERGRERAG, encoded by the coding sequence ATGTCCCTCGTCCTCATCACTCGCGACGACGGTGTCGCCACCGTCACCCTCAACCGCCCCGAAGCGATGAACGCGCTGTCGAAGGCGCTGCGCGCCGACCTCGCCGCCGCGATGCGCGAGGTTGCCGGCGACGACAGCATCCGCGCGATCGTGTTGACCGGGGCGGGGACACGCGCGTTCACTGCGGGGCTCGATCTCAAGGAATTGGGCGCCGACACGAGCAACCTCGGCGCCGCCAACGCGACGGGTGCCGACGAGAATCCGGTCAAGGCGATCGAGCTGTGCCCGCAGCCGGTGATCGGCGCGATCAACGGGGTCGCGATCACCGGCGGGTTCGAAGTCGCGCTGGCGTGCGACATCCGCATTGCATCGACCAACGCGCGCTTCGCGGACACCCATGCGCGGGTCGGGGTGATGCCCGGCTGGGGGCTGTCGCAGAAATTGTCGCGGCTGATCGGCATTGGCCGCGCGAAGGAATTGTCGCTGACCGGCAATTTCCTCGATGCCGAGACAGCCTGCGCTTGGGGCCTCGTCAATCGGGTGGTCGCGCCCGACGACCTGCTGCCCGCCGCGCAGGCATTGGCGCGCGATATCGCGAGCGCAGACCCGGCGATGGTGCGCGCCTATAAGGCGTTGATCGACGACGGCTATGCGCTGCCCTTCGGCGCGGCGATGGCGCTCGAGCAGGAGCGCTCGTCGGCGGCGAACCGCAGCGTCAGCGCCGACGAAGTCGAGGCGCGGCGGATCGCGGTGATGGAGCGCGGGCGCGAACGCGCGGGGTGA
- a CDS encoding serine hydrolase domain-containing protein, protein MRTARIALALAAAAVALPPAILPAQARTATPSLSIDKARIDAALQRMIASDRAGGVSALIWQDGREVYFGTAGMADRAANRPMRRDTIAQIYSMTKPVTGVALMQLWEAGKVRLDDPLSKYLPEYASMRVYAGKDDAGQPRYVATERPITVRDVLRHTAGFAYGAGPTPAHDAYVAAAPLALDIDLSEANRRLATVPLLYQPGSQWEYSIAVDVQAALVEKLSGQRFADYVRTHIFEPLKMTETAWRQPDTRLPRFAAMYEKRDGKMVQQDAATAQVLNFRDHKLTPGGFGLASTLDDYQRFARMLLNGGELDGVRILKPSTVRLMASDQLDPAIKERSWLPSKGNVGFGFDFAVRKGQPLTAEESRGAAGEFFWDGMASTLFWVDPANKLTAVFFVQTLPYDGTLHRDFRAAVYGPAYKGPMGD, encoded by the coding sequence ATGCGGACCGCGCGAATAGCACTGGCTCTGGCTGCGGCAGCGGTCGCGCTGCCGCCCGCCATATTGCCCGCACAGGCGCGGACCGCGACCCCATCGCTAAGCATCGACAAGGCGCGGATCGACGCGGCGCTCCAGCGGATGATCGCCAGCGACCGTGCGGGCGGCGTCTCGGCGCTGATCTGGCAGGACGGGCGCGAGGTCTATTTCGGCACCGCCGGCATGGCCGACCGCGCCGCGAACCGCCCGATGCGTCGCGACACGATCGCGCAAATCTATTCGATGACCAAGCCGGTGACGGGCGTCGCGTTGATGCAGCTATGGGAGGCGGGCAAGGTCCGCCTCGATGACCCGCTGTCCAAATATCTGCCCGAATATGCGAGCATGCGCGTCTATGCGGGCAAGGACGATGCGGGGCAGCCGCGCTATGTTGCCACCGAACGGCCGATCACGGTGCGCGACGTCCTCCGCCACACTGCGGGCTTCGCCTATGGCGCGGGACCGACTCCTGCGCACGACGCCTATGTCGCCGCCGCGCCGCTCGCGCTCGACATCGACCTCTCCGAGGCGAACCGCCGCCTTGCGACCGTGCCTTTGCTGTACCAGCCGGGCAGCCAGTGGGAGTATAGTATCGCGGTCGATGTGCAGGCGGCGCTGGTCGAGAAGCTCTCGGGCCAGCGTTTCGCCGACTATGTCCGCACCCATATCTTCGAACCGCTGAAGATGACCGAGACCGCCTGGCGCCAGCCCGACACGCGACTGCCGCGCTTTGCCGCCATGTACGAGAAGCGCGACGGCAAGATGGTGCAGCAAGATGCGGCGACCGCGCAGGTGCTGAACTTTCGCGATCACAAACTGACCCCCGGCGGCTTCGGCCTCGCCTCGACGCTCGACGATTACCAGCGTTTCGCGCGCATGCTGCTCAATGGCGGCGAACTGGATGGCGTGCGCATCCTCAAACCTTCGACCGTCAGGCTGATGGCGAGCGACCAACTCGACCCGGCGATCAAGGAGCGCTCGTGGTTGCCGAGCAAAGGCAATGTCGGGTTCGGCTTCGACTTTGCCGTCCGCAAGGGCCAGCCACTGACCGCCGAGGAAAGCCGCGGCGCGGCGGGAGAATTTTTCTGGGACGGCATGGCCTCGACCTTGTTCTGGGTCGATCCGGCGAACAAGCTGACCGCGGTCTTCTTCGTCCAGACTTTGCCCTATGACGGAACGCTGCATCGCGATTTCCGCGCGGCGGTCTATGGGCCGGCTTACAAGGGGCCCATGGGCGACTGA
- a CDS encoding electron transfer flavoprotein subunit alpha/FixB family protein — MKTLVWVEHDGSSVKDATLAVITAASKLGEVHLLVAGSGVDGVAKEAAQIAGVGKVHVADNAAFGHNLPENIAPLVAELMASHDAFLAPATTTGKNVAPRVAALLDVMQISEILSVEGENTFTRPIYAGNAIATVESSDAKLVLTVRGTAFEKAATSGGSGTIEAVGSGGDAGLSSFVGAEIAKQDRPELTSAKIIVSGGRALGSSEKYQEVIVPLADKLGAALGASRAAVDAGYVPNDYQVGQTGKIVAPQVYFAIGISGAIQHLAGMKDSKTIVAINKDEDAPIFQVADFGLVADLFSAVPELTGKI, encoded by the coding sequence ATGAAAACGCTCGTTTGGGTCGAACATGACGGTTCGTCGGTAAAGGACGCCACGCTCGCGGTGATCACTGCCGCATCGAAGCTTGGCGAAGTCCATCTGCTGGTCGCCGGTAGCGGCGTCGATGGCGTCGCCAAGGAAGCCGCGCAGATCGCCGGCGTTGGCAAGGTGCATGTCGCCGACAACGCCGCCTTCGGACACAATCTGCCCGAAAATATCGCACCGCTGGTTGCCGAACTGATGGCAAGCCATGACGCGTTCCTCGCGCCCGCAACGACGACCGGCAAGAATGTCGCACCGCGCGTCGCTGCGCTGCTCGACGTGATGCAGATCAGCGAAATCCTGTCGGTCGAGGGCGAGAACACCTTCACCCGCCCGATCTACGCCGGCAACGCGATCGCGACCGTCGAAAGCTCGGACGCCAAGCTGGTCCTCACCGTTCGCGGCACCGCGTTCGAAAAGGCCGCGACCTCGGGCGGCTCGGGCACCATCGAAGCCGTGGGTAGCGGCGGCGACGCCGGCCTCTCGAGCTTCGTGGGCGCCGAGATTGCCAAGCAGGATCGTCCCGAACTGACCTCGGCGAAGATCATCGTGTCGGGCGGCCGCGCGCTCGGTTCGAGCGAGAAATATCAGGAAGTCATCGTGCCGCTCGCCGACAAGCTCGGCGCCGCGCTCGGCGCCAGCCGCGCCGCGGTCGATGCGGGCTATGTCCCCAACGACTATCAGGTCGGCCAGACCGGCAAGATCGTCGCGCCGCAGGTCTATTTCGCGATCGGCATCTCGGGCGCGATCCAGCATCTCGCCGGCATGAAGGATTCGAAGACGATCGTCGCGATCAACAAGGACGAAGACGCCCCGATCTTCCAGGTCGCCGACTTCGGCCTCGTCGCCGACCTGTTCAGCGCCGTTCCGGAGCTGACCGGCAAGATCTGA